A portion of the Acidobacteriota bacterium genome contains these proteins:
- a CDS encoding VCBS repeat-containing protein has product MNTNPRPTKLTLLLGLLALSGLTAYAYRAGEQWRSHSAAPAEQPTAILSHAHGRNAASRPSTPVTPTSAAALVPPKAEDAEPLAVPEAALEPAQSGGSYNITQAVIPGGGGVSANGNTNVNGTLGQSAAAVSSGGQYSIGSGFQTSNCPAVSLTTATLPNGTVSAAYNQTLAASGGTAPYSFSLSAGSLPNGVTLSGAGLLAGTPVQSGAFNFTISAADSQNCSGARAYTLTINCQSINVNPANLPTAQLGAFYTQSFAPVGNVGAVSFAVTGVLPAGLLFNTATGLLSGTPTQLGSFNLTVTANDAAGCSGARAYTLLVLRRNAVKADFDGDGKTDLGIFSPSTAPPLPNWSVINSGNAATVTQQWGAGYAPYFDDIVPGDYDGDGKADHAIWRGADSIWYIRKSSDGQAILQFWGANYAPYFDIPTPGDYDGDGKTDIAVFRRENGHWYIRQSGDGAVLDVPWGLSTDVPVPADYDGDGRADIVVWRGAEGNWYIR; this is encoded by the coding sequence ATGAACACCAATCCGCGACCAACAAAATTGACGCTGCTGCTGGGCCTGCTGGCCTTGTCGGGCTTGACCGCATACGCCTACCGGGCGGGCGAGCAGTGGCGCAGCCATTCCGCCGCACCTGCCGAGCAGCCCACCGCCATTTTGTCGCACGCGCATGGACGAAATGCCGCTAGCCGCCCCAGTACACCGGTTACGCCGACCAGCGCTGCTGCCCTCGTGCCGCCAAAGGCTGAAGACGCTGAGCCTCTAGCGGTACCGGAGGCGGCCCTGGAACCGGCGCAAAGTGGCGGCAGCTATAACATCACGCAAGCCGTCATTCCTGGCGGTGGCGGCGTTAGCGCGAATGGCAATACGAATGTAAATGGCACGCTAGGCCAGAGCGCCGCTGCCGTTTCAAGCGGCGGGCAATACAGCATTGGCAGCGGTTTCCAAACCAGTAATTGCCCTGCTGTTTCCTTGACCACGGCGACACTGCCCAACGGCACGGTCAGCGCGGCTTACAACCAAACGCTGGCGGCCAGCGGCGGGACGGCGCCGTATAGCTTCAGCCTGAGCGCGGGCAGCTTGCCGAATGGGGTGACGCTTTCCGGCGCGGGACTGCTGGCGGGAACACCGGTGCAAAGCGGCGCGTTCAATTTCACCATCAGTGCGGCGGACAGCCAGAATTGCAGCGGCGCGCGCGCGTATACGTTGACCATCAATTGCCAAAGCATCAACGTCAATCCAGCCAACCTGCCGACGGCCCAACTGGGCGCGTTTTATACGCAGAGCTTCGCGCCCGTCGGCAACGTTGGTGCTGTATCGTTTGCTGTAACCGGTGTCTTACCGGCGGGGTTGCTATTTAACACAGCGACGGGCTTGCTCAGCGGCACGCCGACGCAATTGGGCAGCTTCAATCTCACGGTCACAGCGAATGATGCCGCCGGATGCAGCGGCGCGCGTGCTTATACCTTGCTGGTCTTGCGGCGCAACGCGGTCAAAGCCGATTTCGACGGCGATGGCAAAACCGATCTGGGCATCTTCAGCCCCAGCACCGCGCCGCCCCTGCCGAATTGGAGCGTCATCAATAGCGGCAATGCCGCGACCGTCACGCAGCAATGGGGCGCGGGCTATGCGCCGTACTTCGATGACATCGTGCCCGGCGATTACGACGGCGATGGCAAAGCCGATCACGCCATCTGGCGCGGCGCGGATTCGATCTGGTACATCCGCAAGAGCAGCGATGGGCAAGCCATCCTGCAATTTTGGGGCGCGAACTATGCGCCGTATTTCGACATTCCCACACCGGGCGATTATGACGGCGACGGCAAGACGGACATCGCGGTCTTCCGTCGTGAAAATGGCCATTGGTACATTAGGCAAAGCGGCGATGGAGCTGTGTTGGATGTGCCTTGGGGTTTAAGCACAGACGTGCCGGTTCCGGCGGATTACGATGGTGATGGCAGGGCTGACATCGTGGTCTGGCGCGGCGCGGAGGGCAACTGGTACATCCGGC